A region of Nostoc sp. 'Peltigera membranacea cyanobiont' N6 DNA encodes the following proteins:
- a CDS encoding Rpn family recombination-promoting nuclease/putative transposase, producing the protein MKTDIIFYRLFQEFPDIFFELIGNPPESASLYQFSSVEIKQTAFRIDGVFLPTQGSENQIYFVEVQFQADEEIYSRLIAEICLYLRQNQPSNDWGAVVLYPNRNVDTGNIKHYREFFTSGRVRRIYLDELGEAALLPIGIATAKLVIATDDIAIAQARVLIDRTKSEISSPPKQQQLLQFIETILAYKFPAMSREEMEEMFGLSELKQTRFYQEAFQEGVEQGEIRGEVKGELKGKLKAVPAMLAAGLTVEQVAEALDLSVEEVRQLTQNQP; encoded by the coding sequence TTGAAAACAGACATCATTTTTTATCGCCTGTTTCAAGAATTCCCTGATATCTTCTTTGAACTTATTGGTAATCCTCCAGAATCAGCTAGCCTTTATCAATTTTCATCAGTTGAAATCAAACAAACAGCCTTCAGAATCGATGGTGTGTTTCTACCTACACAAGGAAGTGAAAACCAGATTTACTTTGTTGAAGTGCAATTTCAAGCTGATGAGGAAATTTATTCACGGCTAATTGCAGAAATATGTTTATACCTCCGTCAGAATCAACCATCAAATGACTGGGGTGCTGTGGTTTTATACCCAAACAGGAATGTAGATACAGGCAATATCAAACATTACCGTGAGTTTTTCACAAGTGGGCGCGTTAGGCGCATTTATTTGGATGAATTAGGTGAAGCTGCATTGCTTCCAATCGGCATTGCAACTGCTAAATTAGTAATTGCAACTGATGATATAGCGATCGCACAAGCTAGGGTGTTGATAGATAGAACCAAGTCAGAAATAAGCTCACCACCAAAACAACAGCAATTATTACAATTTATAGAGACTATTTTGGCTTACAAGTTTCCTGCAATGAGTAGGGAGGAGATGGAGGAAATGTTTGGCTTAAGCGAGTTAAAGCAAACCAGATTTTATCAAGAAGCCTTTCAGGAAGGTGTTGAACAAGGTGAGATTAGAGGTGAGGTTAAAGGTGAACTTAAAGGTAAACTAAAAGCAGTACCAGCAATGTTGGCAGCAGGGTTGACTGTAGAACAAGTAGCAGAGGCGTTAGATTTGAGTGTTGAAGAAGTCAGACAACTAACACAAAATCAGCCTTAA
- a CDS encoding HEPN domain-containing protein yields the protein MNTDDINARIARIDYKLRTQKKSVAERIGLVQGELCPDINDLTDRFINNRFPALSNDELERFLHTLNVDNWYRENYGFKITPDYLNIKEIPFVLQGNIYYFIYPEKTENCNIIDCTNLPQIVKQDLTEVEIEYLQNSFKCGRRKLLAVEYLEDVVQYRDKKKNSENDFFVIPDQLKDNFYLSTETIDFIRFAIEDLNLAIVTLKNIRSHQYQFVIFPASQAIEKLLKACIISENFILGKEVPKLLQDLRSRKYGHQLFKIIGDEDFKQIFPFPEKIEAEIQNFPDAEKMFKDPTINPRYDPMEVSSEKAVKIIDATLNIFELVSEKFITPLHRVMYYPQLEEYYPQLEEYYDRLEDDDSFLDE from the coding sequence ATGAACACAGATGATATAAATGCTCGAATAGCGAGAATAGATTACAAGTTAAGAACTCAGAAAAAATCTGTTGCTGAAAGAATTGGTCTAGTACAAGGTGAATTATGCCCTGATATAAATGATTTAACAGACAGATTCATCAACAATAGATTCCCAGCATTAAGTAATGACGAATTAGAACGATTTCTTCATACATTGAATGTTGATAATTGGTATCGAGAAAATTATGGATTTAAAATAACACCTGACTATTTAAATATCAAAGAAATTCCATTTGTTCTGCAAGGCAACATTTATTACTTTATATATCCTGAAAAAACTGAAAATTGCAATATAATTGACTGCACAAATTTACCGCAAATAGTAAAACAAGATTTAACAGAAGTAGAAATTGAATATTTACAAAATTCCTTTAAATGTGGGAGAAGAAAATTATTAGCTGTAGAATATCTAGAAGATGTTGTTCAGTATCGTGATAAAAAGAAGAATAGCGAAAATGATTTTTTTGTAATCCCTGACCAACTCAAGGATAATTTCTATTTGTCTACTGAAACAATAGATTTTATTCGTTTTGCTATTGAGGATTTAAATCTTGCTATCGTTACTTTAAAAAATATCAGAAGTCATCAATATCAATTTGTAATTTTTCCAGCTTCACAAGCAATTGAAAAACTCTTGAAAGCTTGTATAATCTCAGAAAATTTCATTCTAGGAAAAGAAGTGCCAAAATTATTGCAAGATTTAAGAAGTAGAAAATATGGGCATCAACTATTCAAAATCATTGGAGATGAAGACTTTAAGCAAATCTTTCCTTTTCCTGAAAAAATAGAAGCAGAAATACAAAATTTTCCAGATGCAGAAAAAATGTTTAAAGACCCAACTATAAATCCTAGATATGATCCAATGGAAGTTTCTTCCGAGAAAGCTGTGAAGATTATAGACGCTACATTAAATATTTTTGAATTAGTAAGCGAGAAGTTTATTACACCTTTACACAGAGTAATGTATTATCCACAATTAGAGGAGTATTATCCTCAATTAGAGGAATATTATGATCGATTAGAGGATGATGATTCCTTTCTTGACGAATGA